The Clostridiales bacterium DNA window AGTGGAACTTATGGATAAAAAAGATGTATACCCTTCGCAGCTTTCAGGAGGGCAAAAACAGAGGGTGGGCATTGCAAGGGCCCTTGCAAACAATCCGGATATACTCCTTTGTGATGAGGCGACTTCGGCGCTGGATCCGACGACCACCGAATCCATACTTACTCTTTTAAAGGATATAAATAAAAAATTTGGCATTACTGTGGTGGTTGTAACGCATGAAATGGATGTCATAAAAAAGCTGTGCGACAGGGTGGCGGTTATTGAAAACAGTGTTATTGTGGAACAAGGAACTGTGCTGGATCTTTTTACGAATCCAAAAGCACAGACGTCAAAAAGATTTTTGAAAAATATGATAGCTAAACTTCCTAGGAATATGTTGCTTGATGATGATAATCCGGGCGAAGAGGTTTTAAGGATTTCTTTCCTCGGGGAAAATACCGGCAAGCCCTTTATTTCCTATATAATAAGGAAATTCGATGTGGATGCAAATATAATTGCAGGCAATATTGAAAATATACAGGATATGAAAGTGGGCAATCTCATTATAAAACTGTCGGGGAAGAGTGAAAATATTAAATCCGCGGTAGATTATTTATCTTCGAATAACGTAAGAATCGAGGTGCTTAAAAATGGCAACCTCTAATATAATACAATACCTTTCGGGTTTATTTGATTTAATGTTTCAGCCTTTTCTCGAAACGCTTTATATGGTATTTTTCTCTACGCTTTTTTCACTTATAATAGGGCTTCCTTTAGGTATAATACTTGTTATAACTGATAAAGGCCACCTGATGGAAAAACCGAAGTTGAACAAAATACTGGGGCTTATAATAAATGTGATGCGCTCGGCGCCTTTTATAATACTGATAATAGTAATTTTTCCGTTATCAAGGCTTATCGTCGGTACGACCATAGGTTCCACAGCGGCGATAGTGCCTCTTTCGATAGCAGCCGCACCATTTGTTGCAAGGATAATAGAGTCATCATTAAAGGAAGTAGACTGGGGAATCATTGAAGCATCGCTTTCCGTCGGGGCAACAATACCGCAGATAATATTCAAGGTTATGATACCTGAAGCTCTGCCGTCTTTAATACTTGGAGTTACACTTACAATCATCAACATAATCGGCTATTCAGCCATGGCCGGTGCCGTTGGAGGAGGTGGTCTTGGAGATCTTGCGATAAGGTACGGATATCAAAGGTTTGAGACCGATGTGCTTATCGCAACCATCATAGTGCTCATTGTACTGGTACAGATTATCCAGAGCATTGGGAATGCATTATCAAAGAAATTTGATAAAAGGTAGTTAATATATATTTATTGGGGGAATTTATAATGAAAAAAATGGTTAAATTGCTGCTTCCTTTTATACTGATAGGCAGTTTATTAGCAGGATGCGGGGCAAAAAGTGACGCGAATAAAAGCGTAAGCGGCAGCAACAGCGATCAGAAAAAGACTGTCAAGCTTACAGTAGGGGCATCTCCTACGCCTCATGCCGATATATTAAAGGTTGTGCAGCCGATTTTGAAGGAAAAGGGAATAGACTTAGTAATCAAAGAGTTCAATGATTATGTCACACCAAACACGGCTTTAAACGATAAGCAATTAGACGCAAATTTCTTCCAGCATGTGCCCTATATGGAGGACTTTGCGAAGAAAAACAATATTAAGTTAGTTGCAGTAACAAAAGTACACGTTGAACCTATGGGCGCATATTCAAAGAAGATAAGATCAAAGGATGAATTAAAAGACGGTGCTACAATCGCAATACCAAATGATGCGACAAATGAAGGAAGAGCTCTTCTCCTTCTCCAGAACCAGGGACTTATAAAACTAAAGGATGAAAAGGGACTTACACAGACTCCAAGGGACATAGCGGAAAATCCAAAGAACTTTAAATTTAAAGAGCTCGAAGCTCCAAATCTGCCAAGGACCCTGCAGGATGTCGACGTAGCAATAATAAATACAAACTTCGCCCTAAAAGGGAATCTCGACCCTCTAAAAGATACGATATTTACAGAAGGCAAAGATTCTCCATATGCGAATGTACTGACGGTAAGACCTGACAATCAAAATGATCCCGCCATACAGGAACTTGCAAAGGCGTTGAATTCAGACGAGGTTAAAAAGTTTATTGAGGATCAATACAAGGGAGCAATCGTCCCTGCATTTTAGGCAATACTGTAAAAGAGGTTGTCTCTAAATAAAGAAATAATACAAAATATTGAGTAGCTTAAATTTGTGAAATCAATATATTGTATATAAAACTTATTTTGAGACGGCCTCTTTTTATTTCAATCTTTTCTTCAGCATATTATTATAATATACAATGAATTTCGTGTAAGCATAATCATATATGAAAAATATCACCGCGGCTATAAAAGCCACAAGCCATAAGGGCTTTCCGAAATTAAGCTGAAGCATAAAAATCTTTTTTAATATGACATACATTGCAGATGCATCTATTGCGAAAAAAACAAACTTTAGAGCCATTTGAGCGGACACGCTTTTAATCTTTTCAATATAATGTTTTATTATACCATAAAAACCGAATAATAAAATATAAGGTAAAACCCTGGGTTTATCCGCTATAACACATACGGACAAAAGTGATGTTGCAATATAGAGCATCCATGCACCGTAGGCTCCGGATTCTATGAGCATGATTCCGCAAAAAACCGAACTTACTATATAGAAAAAAAGTCTGCTTGTGGGAAGATATGCCGCTAAATACAACGATATAATGCACAATGCCCCAAGTAAACCGCCAAGGGCAATAATCCTGTTTTTCTGCCGCATCATCACACTTCCTTATCAGCACAAATTTCCGCCCATGCATTCACAGCATGTATCGGTGCACCACAGCCATGAACATATGGTACAGACATCTGGTCCATCATTAAATGACCTACCAAGTCCTCCGCCATATGACCTCGACCTGTACGTTGCATTCTGATTATTGATCCTGTTTAATGCCTGCCTGTATTCAAAGTTATCAGGGTCCATGCTGACGGCGGTTTGAAGGTAATTGTACCCTTGATCATACCATCCTTTTCTTAAGCATAAAATACCCTTCAAATAATACCATTCTGCAGACCTGTCGTTCATACTATCCAAAGCCATTTCAGCTTCAGATGTATTTCCATTGTTTATATCCATCCTTATCTTATAAAAGTCACTATTGGTACTTGTACTATTGTTTGTATTTCCGCCATCATAGCTTTCGTTATCATAACCATATGAACGGCCTTTATTCTTCATAAGATAGTCATACGCTTCATTTATTTCCTTTAATTTTTCTTCCGCAAGAGATGCCAGGGGGTTGTCCCTGTATTGATCAGGATGGTATTTTTTAACAAGCTCTCTGTATGCTTTTTTTACTTCTTCATCTGTTGCTCCCTGCCCTACGCCTAGTACTTCATATGGATTTCTCATGTTTAAAACAACCCCTCTTTTCAAGTATTTGCAATGTTTTTTTATACATTCCGCCGAAAATAATATTTTCAATAATAGATTTGTTTTTCTTTATATCCATAAGGTCAAAGGCATTGCCTATCTGCCCCAATGTATGTTCAAGGGTGAATTTAACGTTGCCCTTTATTCTTTCCTTGAAATCATGAATCTTTTCATTATTATAATTATAGCAAAACTGAATCAAAAGAGGATTATAATTTTTCCTCTTTACATCATCTTCCAGATCATCATATGCATCTATAATATATATCCATTTGCCTATATTATACCCAAACCAATGCAGTGATTTCTCCCTTTTTTTATCTTCGCATAAAGGCGGATATGCAAAAATCTCCTCCGTCAGCCTTGCAAATGGCTCCGCTGCTTTATCTATTGAATCGCACCTTTGTTTTTCGATAACGGAAAGCTCATCAAGCTTCTCTTTAATTATTTTAGCTTTAACCGGAACTGCTTTTGAAGATTTTTTGTATGCGCTGTAAAAAAGCGCCATAGGTACTGATGACCTTACGGGATGTCCATCCCTCAAATCATCCGTCAGCTTCCGGTATGTCAATATTATATCTATATTTGATGCATATTTTATAGCTTTGCTTTCGCCTATAACAGGTTTTTTTAAGAATGGATGCACTGCGCAATTTTGAAATTTTATATCTTCCCTTTCTTCTCTAAACGAAGACAAAAACATGCCTAAAAATGCGCTGTCATAGTTTAAGGCAAGCCTTGCGGCCTGGCCGCATTCCCTGCCTATGCACTTACACAGGCCGCAGTAATATGCCTTGAAAAGTTCATATTCTTTTACTTTGAGTTCTCCCTTGTCAGGAAAAATATAACCAAACATATGGCCTTCTCCTTATATGATAAAAAGCCTTCCGGAATTATTGCAATTGTCTAAGGCTGTAATACTACAGAGCCCTTTCAAGTAAATGCAAAGCACACTTAATATGAATAATAATATCATTTTTATCAAGCTAATACAAATATAATCTTCGATTCGCAATATGAACTTATGTTATTTTGAACACTCATTCGCCAGATTCAAGTTTTGTAAGTTCTAAGGCCAGCAGCCTTGATAATAAAATCAATTTCCGCACGCTTTATGCCTGAAACCTCAATTTGTACATGCAGTAAGACTTTTTAGTTCATACGGTGTAAGTTCCCTGAACTCCCCGGGCTTTAAACCCGGATCCAGTTTAATCGGCCCCATTGAAATACGCATGAGAAATAGGACTTTTTTGCCTATCGCTTCAAACATCCTCTTTACCTGATGATATTTCCCTTCGAATATTTCAACTTCAACTTCTGACTCGTCACCCTGTGCTATTATCCTGAGATTCGCAGGCATGGCCTTGTATCCGTCATCCAGCATAACTCCGTTTTTAAAATCGTCCACATCGCTTTTGCATACCATACCCTTTATCCTCGCATAGTAAACTTTCGATACATGATTTGCCGGTGATATTAGCTTATGGATAAGGTATCCGTCATTTGTAATTAGCAGCAGACCTACCGTATCTTTGTCGAGCCTTCCAGCCGGCGATGGCTTGAATTCGGCATATTCTTGGGGCAGAAGGCCTATTACCGTATTTTCTCTTTTGTCTTCTGTAGATGTAATAACACCCGCCGGCTTGTTCATCATGATGTATACATACTTTCTGTAATTTATTCTCTGCCCTTTCACATGAATTATATGATTCTCCGGATTTATATGAATCCCGGGATCGTTTGCTATATTGCCATCTACCGAAACATCCCCATCCCTTATAAGCTTCTTTATCTCTTTGCGGGTACCATACCCGGAATTGCTTAAAATCCTGTCAATCCTTAAAGTATCACTCATCTCATATAATTCTCCAATCGATTCTTAGTTACGGGTGTATAAAAATGCCCCTACCCAAAACAATTTGTTCTTATTCGTATTGAATTTCAAATTGCGGATCAAAGATGGACATACAAATATCATTTACTTTATACGATATCCATAATATTTTATAGTATAATTATATTAAACTTATATTAAGCTTTTATGAAATTCGGCGTTTTAATGCAAATATAAGGACAATATTGTATAACTCAATACAATTATATTATACATTATTTTGTGGAGGGATAAAATCATGGACAGAATGACAAAAAGCAAATTTGAAAGTATGACAAAAAAAGAGAAAGCAGCTTACATCTGGGACTATTATAAATGGCACATTATAATAGGTATAATTGTAATCGCCCTGGTTGCAAATCTTATCACAAGCATTACCACCAGAAAGGATACGATACTCGATGTTACATTGCTCGGGAAATATATAGACAGCAACAAACAGGATGCATTCAAGAAAACACTGGATAAAAAGTTTGTGACCAATATCAAGAAACAGGAGACCCAGGTGGAATTTTTATTTTATGACAAGAATTCAAAGGATCAGATGGCTATAGCAAGCATACAGAAATTCCAGGCTTTAGCGGCATCAGCCTCTTTGGATGTTGTAGTGCTCGATAAAGACGATTTCAATCTATACGCCGGGCAGGGGTTATTCATGGAATTAGATAAAATTCCTGAGTTGTCAAACCTCAGTTCAAAATTTGTCAGCCCTTCAGGCGATCAAAATACCAGTAAAGCACCGCTCGGGATCACCGCAGATGATGTAAAAGTTCTTAAGGATTTAGGTTATGATACGCAAAATAAAATAATTACAATAGCATCTAATACAAAACACAAACAAAATGCGATAAATTTTATAAAATATATCTTTGAATAATTTCTAAAAGCGCCCCTTTTATTTCCGGAAAAATATATAAAAAGGAGCGCTTTATCACATTTGAAGAATCTATGAAAATGCAATCCTGTCGCTTAATACATCGTCGGATTCTGACTCGGATTGTATTTTATCAAAGCATTTTAAAAGTTTTTCCCGGGTTAGCTTTCTTTTATCATCACCGCCGATATCCAGTACGATCCTGCCGTGGTGGAGCATTATGAGCCTGTTCCCCATGGATATCGCCTGGCTCAGGTTGTGTGTTACCATAAGGGTGGTGATATTCTTCTTTGAGATTATTTTTTTAGTAAGCTCCGTTATGGTTTCCGATGCCTTTGGATCCAAGGCTGCCGTATGCTCATCCAAAAGCAGAAGTTCAGGGTTAGACATAGACGCCATAAGAAGCGAAAGAGCCTGCCTTTGCCCTCCCGAAAGCAAGCCTACTTTTATGTTCAGCCTGTTCTCAAGACCAAGGGACAGTTCTTTAAGAGCATCTTTAAAATAAGGTATATTTTTTCTGGATATTCCCCATGAAAGATCGAACCTTTTTCCTTTATTATATGCCATCGAAAGGTTTTCCAGTATAGTCATGGAAGGGGAAGTGCCAATTGCCGGACTCTGAAATACCCTTCCTATCATCCTTGTCCTTTTATATTCAGGCATTCGGGAAATATTTTTATTCTTTAATAATATCCGTCCTTCGTCCATTTCAATGGACCCGGATATTATATTTAAAAGTGTGGATTTACCTGCACCGTTGCTTCCTATTATGGTTATAAAATCCCCGTCATTTACGTCTAAATCAAATTTATCGAATATGGCGTTTTCATTTACAGTTCCCTTATAAAATACTTTTGACATATTTTCAATGTGCAGCATCGATTCCACCCCTAGCCGTAAATAATTTTTTAAATCTTTCACCTATTTTATACCGGTTCAAAGCAAGAGCGACTATGACTATCAGCGAAGTTATAAGCTTTAAATCCGTAGCCGGGAAGTTTAATTTCAGCGCAAACGCAATACATGCCCTGTATAAAACCGAACCTATAAGCGCCATCGTCGTAGGAAGTATTATCGATACTTTTTTTAGTATCGCTTCGCCTATTATAACCGACGCAAGCCCCATTACGATAATACCCGTCCCCATTCCCACATCGGCAAAATTCTGATATTGGGCCATAAGTGAACCGGAAAGCGATACCAGGGCGTTTGACAGCATCAGTCCTACTATTTTGGTAAATCCCGTATTTATCCCAAGGGATGTGACAAGTTCCGGATTATCACCTGTCGCTATGAGCAAAAATCCAAATTTAGTCTTTAAAAACAGATCGAGCAAAATTTTTATACAAATGGCAAACAGCGCCGCTATAACTGCTACCGGCACCATACCAGTAAAAATATTCGTTTTATTAAATAAAGGTATATTGGCTTTCCCCATTATCCGAAGATTAATGGAATAAAGCCCTATCATAACCAATATCCCCGCCAGAAGGTTTGTCATTTTAAGCTTGACGTGCAAAACCCCCGTTGCCAGACCTGCGGCGGACCCTGCCAGAAAAGAAAAAAAGCAGGCTGCATACGGGTTGATTCCCTTTACAATAAAGGAAGCCGTAACGGCAGCCCCCAAGGGGAAGCTGCCTTCTACGGTCAAATCAGGAAAATCAAGTATTTTATACGTTATATAAACCCCTAAAACCATTATGCCGAATATAAATCCTTGCTCAAGTATGCTTATATATAGATCCATGAAGACTATTCACCGCCCTTAACTATTTTTGCCCCTTCTTTAAGGTCATCCGGTATATTTATGCCTAATTTGGATGCAGTATCCTCATTTATAATAAGCTGCGCATCCTTCAAAGTCGTAATCGGGATATCGGAAGGCTTCTCCCCGTTTATGACATCTACGGCTACAAGGCCGGTCTGAAATCCAAGTTTATAGTAATCGATGCCTTCTGTCGCAAGTGCGCCCTTATTTACCGTTCCTTCTTCCGCACCGATTATGGGCATCTTCTTTTCGATGCATCCCGCGGAAATTATAGGCATCGCAGACACTATCATGTTATCTGTAGGAATATACAAAACATCCACCTTGCTTAAAAGCGAATCCAAGGCCTGAGGTATATCATTCGTGCTGGTGATACCTACGGGCACCACTTCTAGCCCGAACTTGGGGGAAATAGCCTTTACATCGTTTACCTGCAATTCGGAATTTGTCTCACTTGTATTATAAAGCACGCCTACTTTTTTGCTATTTGGTACCAGCTTTTTTAAAAGCTCAAACTGTTTTTGTACGGGTGCTGCATCGCTGGTGCCTGTAACATTTGTACCCGGCTTATCCCACGATTTTGCAAGTCCCGATTTGACAGGATCCGTTACGGCAGTTATCAGTATAGGTATATCCTTGGTCGCATTATACGCCGCCTGGGCTGTCGGTGTTGCGATGGCTAGTATGATATCCTTTTTCCCGGACACAAAATTCTGCGCAATAGTCTGGGCTGTCGGAGCATCACCCTGGGCATTCTGATAATCTATTTCGATATTTTCTCCATCCTTGAAATTCTTTGATGCAAGCGCATCAATAAATCCCTTGCGTGCCGCATC harbors:
- a CDS encoding DUF5685 family protein — its product is MFGYIFPDKGELKVKEYELFKAYYCGLCKCIGRECGQAARLALNYDSAFLGMFLSSFREEREDIKFQNCAVHPFLKKPVIGESKAIKYASNIDIILTYRKLTDDLRDGHPVRSSVPMALFYSAYKKSSKAVPVKAKIIKEKLDELSVIEKQRCDSIDKAAEPFARLTEEIFAYPPLCEDKKREKSLHWFGYNIGKWIYIIDAYDDLEDDVKRKNYNPLLIQFCYNYNNEKIHDFKERIKGNVKFTLEHTLGQIGNAFDLMDIKKNKSIIENIIFGGMYKKTLQILEKRGCFKHEKSI
- a CDS encoding pseudouridine synthase, with the translated sequence MSDTLRIDRILSNSGYGTRKEIKKLIRDGDVSVDGNIANDPGIHINPENHIIHVKGQRINYRKYVYIMMNKPAGVITSTEDKRENTVIGLLPQEYAEFKPSPAGRLDKDTVGLLLITNDGYLIHKLISPANHVSKVYYARIKGMVCKSDVDDFKNGVMLDDGYKAMPANLRIIAQGDESEVEVEIFEGKYHQVKRMFEAIGKKVLFLMRISMGPIKLDPGLKPGEFRELTPYELKSLTACTN
- a CDS encoding methionine ABC transporter ATP-binding protein; the protein is MIDLIDITKKYETPDGEITALDRINLHIEKGEIFGIIGLSGAGKSTLLRCINRLEEPTSGKVVIDGIDMTSLNKSDLRKMRRRIGIIFQHFNLLMNSDVYENIAFPLKITGTHKSEIDKKVNELLTVVELMDKKDVYPSQLSGGQKQRVGIARALANNPDILLCDEATSALDPTTTESILTLLKDINKKFGITVVVVTHEMDVIKKLCDRVAVIENSVIVEQGTVLDLFTNPKAQTSKRFLKNMIAKLPRNMLLDDDNPGEEVLRISFLGENTGKPFISYIIRKFDVDANIIAGNIENIQDMKVGNLIIKLSGKSENIKSAVDYLSSNNVRIEVLKNGNL
- a CDS encoding methionine ABC transporter permease; this encodes MATSNIIQYLSGLFDLMFQPFLETLYMVFFSTLFSLIIGLPLGIILVITDKGHLMEKPKLNKILGLIINVMRSAPFIILIIVIFPLSRLIVGTTIGSTAAIVPLSIAAAPFVARIIESSLKEVDWGIIEASLSVGATIPQIIFKVMIPEALPSLILGVTLTIINIIGYSAMAGAVGGGGLGDLAIRYGYQRFETDVLIATIIVLIVLVQIIQSIGNALSKKFDKR
- a CDS encoding ABC transporter substrate-binding protein, producing MVAKKSLSILIMILLIISVLLSGCSKNVSGQSNKSISDKKGKIKIGIMQIIEHEALDAARKGFIDALASKNFKDGENIEIDYQNAQGDAPTAQTIAQNFVSGKKDIILAIATPTAQAAYNATKDIPILITAVTDPVKSGLAKSWDKPGTNVTGTSDAAPVQKQFELLKKLVPNSKKVGVLYNTSETNSELQVNDVKAISPKFGLEVVPVGITSTNDIPQALDSLLSKVDVLYIPTDNMIVSAMPIISAGCIEKKMPIIGAEEGTVNKGALATEGIDYYKLGFQTGLVAVDVINGEKPSDIPITTLKDAQLIINEDTASKLGINIPDDLKEGAKIVKGGE
- a CDS encoding ABC transporter permease — translated: MDLYISILEQGFIFGIMVLGVYITYKILDFPDLTVEGSFPLGAAVTASFIVKGINPYAACFFSFLAGSAAGLATGVLHVKLKMTNLLAGILVMIGLYSINLRIMGKANIPLFNKTNIFTGMVPVAVIAALFAICIKILLDLFLKTKFGFLLIATGDNPELVTSLGINTGFTKIVGLMLSNALVSLSGSLMAQYQNFADVGMGTGIIVMGLASVIIGEAILKKVSIILPTTMALIGSVLYRACIAFALKLNFPATDLKLITSLIVIVALALNRYKIGERFKKLFTARGGIDAAH
- a CDS encoding DnaJ domain-containing protein, yielding MRNPYEVLGVGQGATDEEVKKAYRELVKKYHPDQYRDNPLASLAEEKLKEINEAYDYLMKNKGRSYGYDNESYDGGNTNNSTSTNSDFYKIRMDINNGNTSEAEMALDSMNDRSAEWYYLKGILCLRKGWYDQGYNYLQTAVSMDPDNFEYRQALNRINNQNATYRSRSYGGGLGRSFNDGPDVCTICSWLWCTDTCCECMGGNLC
- a CDS encoding MetQ/NlpA family ABC transporter substrate-binding protein yields the protein MKKMVKLLLPFILIGSLLAGCGAKSDANKSVSGSNSDQKKTVKLTVGASPTPHADILKVVQPILKEKGIDLVIKEFNDYVTPNTALNDKQLDANFFQHVPYMEDFAKKNNIKLVAVTKVHVEPMGAYSKKIRSKDELKDGATIAIPNDATNEGRALLLLQNQGLIKLKDEKGLTQTPRDIAENPKNFKFKELEAPNLPRTLQDVDVAIINTNFALKGNLDPLKDTIFTEGKDSPYANVLTVRPDNQNDPAIQELAKALNSDEVKKFIEDQYKGAIVPAF
- a CDS encoding ATP-binding cassette domain-containing protein, with the protein product MLHIENMSKVFYKGTVNENAIFDKFDLDVNDGDFITIIGSNGAGKSTLLNIISGSIEMDEGRILLKNKNISRMPEYKRTRMIGRVFQSPAIGTSPSMTILENLSMAYNKGKRFDLSWGISRKNIPYFKDALKELSLGLENRLNIKVGLLSGGQRQALSLLMASMSNPELLLLDEHTAALDPKASETITELTKKIISKKNITTLMVTHNLSQAISMGNRLIMLHHGRIVLDIGGDDKRKLTREKLLKCFDKIQSESESDDVLSDRIAFS